One Apodemus sylvaticus chromosome 14, mApoSyl1.1, whole genome shotgun sequence DNA window includes the following coding sequences:
- the LOC127664836 gene encoding olfactory receptor 2W3-like has protein sequence MMKLSNNTCQEQFLLLGFSDRPRLESILFVFVLIFYLVTLVGNIIIILVSYLDPCLHTPMYFFLTNLSFLDLCFTTSSIPQLLFNLGGQDKSISYIGCAVQLFMFLGLGGTECVLLAVMAYDRFTAICKPLHYSVIMHSQLCWKLVSVAWSVGLLNSLVMSPVTMRLPRCGRCQVRHFLCEMPALIKIACVDTVAVESTVFVLSVIIVLVPLTLILISYSYIALAVIRIKSASGRRKAFNTCGSHLTVVSLFYGNIIYMYMQPGHKASQDQGKFLTLFYNLVTPMLNPVIYTLRNKDVKGALKRLVTRK, from the exons ATGATGAAACTCTCCAacaat ACCTGCCAGGAACAGTTCCTCTTGCTGGGCTTCTCAGACAGACCGAGGCTGGAGTCCATCCTCTTTGTGTTTGTCCTCATCTTCTACCTGGTGACTTTAGTGGGCAACATCATCATTATCCTAGTTTCCTATCTGGACCCCTGcctccacacccccatgtacttcttcctcaccAACTTGTCCTTCCTTGACCTCTGCTTCACTACCAGTTCCATCCCTCAACTGCTCTTCAACTTAGGAGGCCAAGACAAGAGCATCAGTTACATTGGCTGTGCAGTCCAGCTGTTCATGTTTCTTGGCCTAGGAGGCACTGAATGTGTTTTGCTGGCCGTCATGGCTTATGACCGCTTCACTGCaatctgcaaaccccttcactaCTCAGTCATTATGCATTCTCAACTTTGCTGGAAGTTGGTGTCTGTAGCCTGGAGTGTGGGACTTCTCAACTCTCTGGTCATGTCTCCTGTGACTATGAGGCTGCCGCGATGCGGCAGATGCCAGGTAAGGCACTTCCTGTGTGAGATGCCAGCTCTGATAAAAATCGCCTGTGTGGATACCGTGGCTGTGGAAAGCACTGTCTTCGTTTTATCTGTGATAATCGTGCTGGTGCCCTTGACTCTCATCCTCATTTCTTACAGCTATATTGCTCTAGCAGTGATAAGGATCAAGTCGGCCTCGGGAAGGAGGAAGGCTTTCAACACATGTGGGTCCCACCTCACTGTAGTCTCCTTGTTTTATGGGAATATcatctatatgtatatgcagCCCGGACACAaggcttctcaggaccaagggaaaTTTCTTACCCTCTTCTACAACTTGGTAACCCCCATGTTAAACCCTGTCATCTACACACTGAGAAACAAGGATGTAAAGGGAGCGCTGAAGAGGCTTGTGACTAGGAAATGA
- the LOC127664705 gene encoding putative olfactory receptor 2B8, translated as MDRTNGSVFSGFILLGFSNRPELETALFVVMLLLYFLSFLGNSTIILLSVIDLHLHTPMYFFLSNLSFMDLCLTTCTVPQTLFNIKGKDKTITYGGCVTQLFIALGLGGVECILLSVMAYDRYAAVCRPLHYMVIMHPQLCIQLVITAWLTGFGNSVVQTALTMTLPLCGRNQLDHFFCEVPVMLKLTCANSFINEAELFAVSVFFLVVPLSLILVSYGYITHAVLKIKSAQGRRKAFGTCGSHLMVVVIFFGTLISMYLQPPSSYSQDVNKSMALFYTLVTPLLNPLIYTLRNKEVKSALRRIMGRRTDSRKS; from the coding sequence ATGGACAGAACTAATGGCAGCGTCTTCTCTGGATTTATCCTTCTGGGCTTCTCCAACAGGCCTGAGCTGGAAACGGCTCTCTTTGTGGTTATGTTGCTCCtctacttcttgagcttcctcgGCAACAGCACCATCATATTGCTGTCAGTTATAGACCTTCACCTCCATACCcccatgtatttcttcctttctaatctcTCCTTTATGGATCTTTGTTTGACTACTTGCACTGTCCCTCAGACACTGTTTAACATCAAGGGGAAGGACAAGACCATCACTTATGGTGGCTGTGTGACCCAACTCTTCATCGCCCTGGGACTCGGAGGAGTGGAGTGTATACTCTTGTCTGTGATGGCTTACGATCGCTATGCTGCCGTCTGCCGACCGCTCCACTACATGGTCATCATGCACCCACAGCTTTGCATACAACTGGTGATAACTGCTTGGCTCACGGGGTTTGGCAATTCTGTGGTACAGACAGCATTGACCATGACTCTTCCCCTCTGTGGCAGAAATCAACTGGACCATTTCTTCTGTGAAGTTCCGGTGATGCTGAAGCTAACCTGTGCGAACTCCTTCATTAATGAAGCCGAACTCTTTGCTGTCAGTGTCTTCTTCTTGGTGGTACCCCTCTCACTCATATTAGTGTCCTACGGCTACATTACTCATGCAGTTCTAAAGATCAAGTCAGCCCAGGGGAGGCGGAAGGCCTTTGGAACCTGTGGCTCTCACCTTATGGtagtggttatcttttttggcACACTCATCTCCATGTACCTCCAGCCTCCCTCCAGCTACTCACAGGATGTGAACAAAAGCATGGCGCTTTTCTATACTCTGGTGACTCCTCTGTTGAATCCCCTGATTTACACACTAAGGAACAAGGAAGTCAAAAGTGCATTAAGGAGAATAATGGGGAGAAGGACAGATTCAAGAAAGAGTTAA